In one window of Chryseobacterium phocaeense DNA:
- a CDS encoding VOC family protein has product MKLNAGILTEKLEETKAFYLKTLGFGVSFENEFYILLHTPGKEAEISFLLPNHPSQQPFFQKPFQGQGMYLTIEVDDVDKIYQELKQKGVKIEIDIRNEPWGDRHFAIKDPNGIGIDIVKYSAPQ; this is encoded by the coding sequence TGGAAGAAACAAAAGCCTTTTATCTTAAAACATTGGGTTTTGGTGTAAGCTTTGAAAACGAGTTTTACATATTATTGCACACGCCCGGCAAAGAAGCGGAAATAAGCTTTCTATTGCCCAACCACCCAAGCCAGCAACCATTCTTTCAAAAGCCCTTTCAGGGGCAGGGAATGTATCTTACCATTGAAGTGGATGATGTGGATAAGATCTATCAAGAATTAAAGCAGAAAGGTGTCAAAATCGAAATAGACATACGTAACGAACCGTGGGGCGACAGGCATTTTGCAATTAAAGACCCAAATGGCATTGGTATAGACATCGTAAAATATTCAGCACCTCAATAG
- a CDS encoding VOC family protein, translated as MTNKRLLKMNNISIVVENLDDTISFFSELGMTLEGRDSVDGEWAGRVTGLGNQSAEIAMMVTPDGQSRLELSRFIKPETVSDHRTAPVNSLGYLRVMFEVKDIEEVMSRLSKHGAELVDEIVSYEDIYRLCYIRGVEGLLIGLFEKINKNL; from the coding sequence ATGACAAATAAAAGATTACTTAAAATGAACAACATCAGTATCGTCGTAGAAAACCTCGATGATACCATTTCATTTTTCTCAGAATTAGGAATGACACTTGAGGGGCGGGATAGCGTTGATGGCGAATGGGCAGGACGGGTAACAGGACTTGGAAATCAATCCGCAGAAATAGCGATGATGGTTACACCAGACGGACAAAGCCGTCTTGAACTTTCTCGTTTTATAAAACCGGAAACCGTTTCAGACCATAGAACAGCACCTGTTAATTCATTAGGTTATTTAAGAGTGATGTTTGAGGTGAAGGATATTGAAGAGGTAATGTCCAGACTATCAAAACACGGTGCTGAACTCGTTGACGAAATAGTCAGCTATGAAGATATATATCGGCTCTGTTATATCCGTGGTGTTGAGGGGCTTCTTATCGGGCTTTTTGAAAAAATCAACAAAAATTTATAG
- a CDS encoding GNAT family N-acetyltransferase produces the protein MNLELKILQPENIREFKDLIAVFEDVFEMKDFSCPSQVHLQKLLGQETFYVIIAKSNDQIIGGLTAYVLDQYYSEKPLAYIYDLAVLTNHQRKGIGRKLIRFTNQFFNEKGFEEVFVQADEIDDYAIDFYRQTNPTEEENVRHFYYKL, from the coding sequence ATGAATTTAGAATTGAAAATATTACAACCAGAAAATATTAGGGAATTTAAAGATCTTATAGCTGTTTTTGAAGATGTATTTGAAATGAAAGATTTTAGTTGTCCGAGCCAAGTTCACCTGCAGAAACTTTTAGGTCAAGAAACTTTTTATGTGATTATTGCAAAATCCAACGACCAAATTATAGGTGGGCTTACGGCTTATGTGTTAGACCAATATTATTCAGAAAAACCATTAGCTTATATATACGACCTCGCTGTATTGACAAATCATCAAAGAAAAGGTATTGGTAGAAAGCTGATAAGGTTCACAAATCAATTTTTCAATGAAAAGGGGTTTGAAGAGGTCTTTGTCCAAGCGGATGAAATTGATGATTATGCTATAGATTTCTATCGTCAAACTAATCCAACAGAAGAAGAAAACGTACGTCACTTTTACTACAAGCTATAA